From Anaerohalosphaeraceae bacterium, one genomic window encodes:
- a CDS encoding Trp family transcriptional regulator, with product MPNRIKQAEKSGVEGLVETLCRIRTPEEMKKFLTEILTPAELHDLSLRWELMRMLSEGIPQRQIAAILKISLCKITRGSKILKNPDSVTNRYLK from the coding sequence ATGCCAAACAGAATAAAACAAGCGGAAAAATCGGGGGTGGAGGGACTTGTAGAGACCTTATGCCGAATCCGCACTCCTGAGGAGATGAAGAAGTTTCTGACTGAAATCCTTACCCCGGCGGAACTTCATGACTTGTCTTTGCGATGGGAACTGATGCGTATGCTCTCAGAAGGGATTCCACAAAGACAGATTGCCGCAATCTTAAAAATCAGTTTGTGCAAGATTACCCGCGGTTCAAAAATTCTTAAAAATCCCGATTCTGTAACCAATCGATACTTGAAGTAA
- a CDS encoding cytochrome c biogenesis protein ResB, translating to MVISGGLWGSPKAQDWRNRFGRTSEIVKGYLILSEQEETNKVYDASGRQIGSLPFDLYLEQFTITYYDNPALSILDKNTRQNLCTLQQIPEGPVELEGGLRLEVLGRYKNLQLRRQQGLAVPEEGPAQIRNPGFELKLLWPDGTEEYYYVWERNGFWMPSSNRCIVSYSAPQMPRQYESRIVLRQNGKPTVHSIRVNHPLFYGGYTFFQQSWRENEKGCYTILGVVSNRGVPAVLTGYCLVMLGAAGHFWLVPLVKTIRKEHRHSD from the coding sequence ATGGTCATTTCGGGTGGGTTATGGGGGTCTCCGAAAGCCCAGGATTGGAGAAATCGTTTTGGGAGAACTTCGGAAATTGTAAAAGGGTATCTGATTCTTTCGGAACAGGAAGAAACCAACAAGGTGTATGACGCCTCCGGCCGCCAAATCGGCTCTCTTCCTTTTGACCTCTATTTAGAGCAATTCACTATAACGTATTATGACAATCCCGCTCTTTCCATACTCGACAAAAACACCCGGCAAAATCTTTGCACCCTTCAGCAGATTCCGGAAGGGCCTGTCGAGCTGGAAGGGGGGCTTCGCCTCGAAGTGCTCGGCCGATATAAGAATCTTCAGCTGCGCCGTCAGCAGGGCCTCGCTGTTCCCGAGGAAGGACCGGCTCAGATTCGAAATCCCGGCTTTGAACTCAAACTTCTCTGGCCGGATGGAACCGAGGAATATTATTATGTATGGGAACGAAATGGTTTCTGGATGCCGTCTTCAAACCGCTGCATCGTTTCTTACTCAGCCCCGCAAATGCCCAGACAGTATGAAAGCCGCATCGTCCTCCGACAGAACGGAAAACCGACGGTTCATTCCATCCGGGTAAATCATCCCCTTTTTTACGGCGGATACACTTTTTTTCAGCAATCCTGGAGAGAAAACGAGAAAGGATGCTATACCATACTCGGTGTTGTGAGCAATCGCGGGGTTCCGGCTGTATTGACAGGTTATTGTCTCGTAATGCTCGGTGCAGCAGGACATTTTTGGCTGGTTCCCCTTGTCAAGACAATTCGAAAGGAGCATCGCCATTCAGATTAA
- a CDS encoding SpoIID/LytB domain-containing protein, protein MRRKNWIRILAAGILLYAGCSRNPLPSVTSGIDDSEERWIRVLLFGNLSECTLYSYSALVIEDRQTDSRVRFERPYQTLSVQWLGDGFGIGDQRFQNDILIRTESPFVFEVNKVPFRGYLRLVQNPEGSGFLAINHVPLESYLRGVVPAEMHSYWEPEALKAQAVACRTYSLYIKNRFGSGRLWDLKRTQANQVYKGVLAETAPTNHAVAQTDGQVLVCPDSKGQRRLFPAYYSSVCGGHTENSRNVFGDSVKALEGVECPYCRQTARPDFYSWSGVLIDRQILTERLVQRYPSLSRLGEIERIEPVRVSENGRITSLRLVGSNGQTAFLRGEDFRLTADSSGRRLKSTIFTLRTTPHGFEFTDGKGFGHGVGLCQSGAQALARQGKTYREIIEYYYPGSQIVRLAETQ, encoded by the coding sequence GTGAGAAGGAAGAACTGGATACGGATTCTGGCAGCCGGGATTCTGCTGTATGCCGGATGCAGCCGAAACCCCTTGCCGAGCGTAACCAGCGGCATTGACGACTCCGAAGAACGCTGGATACGAGTTTTGCTCTTTGGCAATTTGAGTGAGTGCACACTGTACAGCTACAGTGCTCTGGTGATAGAAGACCGTCAAACCGACAGTCGGGTTCGTTTCGAACGCCCCTACCAAACTCTTTCTGTTCAATGGCTCGGAGACGGATTCGGGATTGGGGACCAGCGTTTTCAGAATGATATTCTGATCCGCACGGAAAGCCCCTTTGTTTTTGAAGTGAATAAGGTTCCGTTTCGGGGGTATCTTCGGCTGGTTCAGAATCCGGAAGGCAGCGGCTTTCTGGCGATTAATCATGTTCCGCTGGAATCTTACCTTCGCGGGGTTGTGCCTGCGGAAATGCATTCGTACTGGGAGCCGGAGGCCTTAAAGGCACAGGCGGTTGCCTGCCGGACCTATTCCTTGTACATCAAAAATCGTTTCGGCTCCGGACGGCTTTGGGATTTGAAGCGGACTCAAGCCAATCAGGTGTATAAAGGTGTTTTGGCGGAAACAGCGCCGACCAACCATGCCGTTGCTCAAACAGACGGTCAGGTGCTTGTCTGTCCTGATTCCAAAGGGCAGCGGCGTCTTTTTCCTGCGTATTACAGCTCGGTTTGCGGAGGTCATACGGAAAACAGCCGAAATGTCTTTGGAGATTCGGTCAAAGCCCTCGAAGGGGTTGAATGTCCGTATTGCCGACAAACGGCCCGTCCGGATTTTTATTCCTGGTCCGGTGTTCTGATAGACCGTCAAATCCTCACAGAGCGGTTGGTGCAGCGGTATCCGTCCCTGAGCCGACTGGGCGAAATTGAGCGGATTGAGCCGGTCCGTGTATCGGAAAACGGCCGTATTACGTCCCTCCGTCTAGTCGGTTCGAACGGCCAGACCGCCTTTCTCCGAGGGGAGGATTTCCGGCTGACAGCAGATTCAAGCGGCCGCAGACTGAAAAGCACAATTTTTACGCTTCGGACAACGCCGCATGGATTTGAATTTACGGACGGAAAAGGGTTCGGTCACGGCGTCGGCCTTTGTCAAAGCGGTGCGCAGGCACTGGCTCGGCAGGGAAAAACGTATCGGGAAATCATAGAGTACTATTATCCGGGCAGTCAAATTGTGCGACTGGCGGAGACCCAATGA
- a CDS encoding TrpB-like pyridoxal phosphate-dependent enzyme: protein MTRKILLQEKDIPRKWYNIAADLPTPPLPPLTPDGKPVTPEMLAPVFPMNLIEQEVSTQRWIDIPEEILDILYQWRPTPLRRAERLERYLGTPAKIYYKDESVSPPGSHKPNTAVPQAWYNKQFGIKRLTTETGAGQWGSALAFACKLVGLECKVFMVRISFDQKPFRKLMMQVWGANCVASPSTETKAGRDILAKTPDTPGSLGIAISEAIEQAVTDPTGKTRYSLGSVLNHVMLHQTIIGLEAKAQLKSIGERLPDVVIGCAGGGSNFAGLAFPFTLEKIHGAEMEIIPVEPTACPTMTRGPFAYDFGDTAGTTPLLAMFTLGHAFVPPPIHAGGLRYHGMAPLVCQCIVEGLHKPRAIDQVECYEAAMTWARTEGFICAPETSHAVACAIQEAKKAKEEGKEKVILFNYSGHGLMDLTGYDAFMSGKLKPYALPDEELAKTEACLKDYPKAEMRKSGKW, encoded by the coding sequence ATGACTCGAAAGATTTTGCTTCAGGAAAAAGACATTCCTCGAAAGTGGTACAACATTGCGGCTGATTTGCCGACTCCGCCGCTGCCGCCCTTGACTCCGGACGGCAAACCCGTTACTCCGGAGATGCTGGCTCCGGTTTTCCCAATGAATCTCATCGAACAGGAGGTCAGCACCCAGCGATGGATTGATATTCCGGAGGAGATTCTGGATATTCTCTATCAATGGCGGCCGACTCCGCTTCGGCGGGCGGAACGTCTCGAGCGGTATCTGGGCACCCCGGCCAAAATTTATTATAAAGATGAAAGCGTCAGTCCGCCCGGCAGCCACAAACCCAACACAGCCGTTCCGCAGGCCTGGTATAATAAACAGTTCGGCATCAAGCGTCTGACAACGGAAACCGGGGCTGGACAATGGGGCTCGGCCCTCGCCTTTGCCTGCAAATTGGTCGGTCTCGAGTGCAAAGTCTTTATGGTTCGCATCAGTTTCGACCAAAAACCCTTCCGAAAATTGATGATGCAGGTCTGGGGGGCCAACTGCGTTGCCAGCCCCAGCACGGAGACAAAGGCCGGACGCGATATTTTGGCAAAAACCCCTGATACGCCGGGCAGTCTGGGAATCGCCATCTCTGAAGCTATCGAACAGGCCGTTACGGACCCGACCGGAAAGACGAGATACTCCCTGGGCAGTGTCCTCAACCACGTGATGCTCCATCAGACCATCATTGGGCTGGAAGCCAAGGCCCAGCTGAAAAGCATAGGCGAAAGACTGCCGGATGTCGTGATCGGCTGTGCGGGCGGCGGAAGCAATTTTGCCGGGCTGGCCTTTCCATTTACACTCGAAAAGATCCACGGAGCCGAAATGGAGATTATCCCCGTCGAGCCGACCGCCTGTCCGACTATGACCCGCGGACCGTTTGCCTATGACTTTGGGGATACCGCCGGCACGACCCCGCTGCTGGCCATGTTTACATTAGGGCATGCTTTCGTACCGCCTCCCATCCACGCCGGCGGACTCCGCTATCATGGGATGGCCCCGCTGGTCTGCCAGTGCATCGTTGAAGGGCTTCACAAACCCCGGGCCATCGACCAGGTCGAATGCTACGAAGCGGCAATGACCTGGGCCAGAACCGAAGGCTTTATCTGTGCCCCGGAGACCTCGCACGCTGTTGCATGTGCCATCCAGGAGGCCAAAAAGGCCAAAGAAGAGGGCAAAGAAAAAGTCATCCTCTTCAACTACAGTGGGCACGGCTTGATGGACTTGACCGGATACGATGCTTTTATGTCCGGAAAACTCAAACCGTATGCACTGCCCGATGAAGAACTCGCCAAGACGGAGGCGTGCCTGAAGGATTATCCGAAAGCCGAGATGCGGAAATCCGGCAAGTGGTAA
- a CDS encoding DNA-directed RNA polymerase subunit alpha C-terminal domain-containing protein encodes MVSLIQADAELFEKDAPSIEAMKQMWLSANSSERARTALLEKARNSKNTLACGLAYLFCGQSSQAVSVLEKAADSVQKYMGLGYAYRQLHEYEKAAAAFDKAAGYQTDAMTAAMEKAATYRMAGELEKAAQTLSAFSQMENISAKYHFQMGKLMDAQGDYEKAMQHYQTALELDPAHGEARFALAYACDLRGDEETAIRLYQELIAQQPTHVNALLNLAVLYEDAGRYDQALQCVEAVLRSHPNHPKALLFQKDIASSKVMVYDEEREKRKDRQNKILEIPISDFELSVRSRNCLKKMNIETLGDLLRTTEADLLSYKNFGETSLMEIKRILESKGLRLGMALEEKPAGAVEPPVVPGASPEILSKSVDELELSVRARRAMTRLGVKTLLDLIGKTEAELLGCKNFGMTSLNEVKEKLSKYGLSLRKLE; translated from the coding sequence ATGGTATCCCTTATTCAGGCAGATGCGGAATTGTTTGAAAAAGATGCGCCCTCAATCGAGGCGATGAAGCAAATGTGGCTTTCTGCAAATTCGAGTGAGCGGGCGCGAACGGCTTTGCTCGAAAAGGCCCGCAATTCTAAGAATACGCTGGCCTGCGGACTGGCTTATTTGTTCTGCGGCCAGAGCAGCCAAGCCGTCAGTGTCCTGGAGAAGGCGGCGGATAGTGTTCAAAAATATATGGGATTGGGGTACGCTTATCGTCAGCTGCACGAATATGAAAAGGCCGCAGCGGCTTTTGATAAGGCGGCCGGGTATCAGACGGATGCTATGACGGCGGCGATGGAAAAGGCAGCCACCTACCGAATGGCCGGGGAACTGGAAAAAGCAGCCCAAACTCTCTCCGCCTTTAGTCAGATGGAAAACATCAGCGCCAAGTACCACTTCCAGATGGGCAAGCTGATGGATGCTCAGGGAGATTACGAGAAAGCGATGCAGCATTATCAAACCGCTCTCGAACTGGACCCGGCACATGGAGAGGCACGCTTTGCGCTGGCCTATGCCTGCGACCTTCGGGGCGATGAGGAAACAGCTATTCGTCTTTATCAGGAGCTGATTGCTCAGCAGCCGACCCATGTGAATGCTCTGCTGAATCTGGCTGTGCTTTATGAAGATGCAGGGCGGTATGACCAGGCCCTGCAGTGCGTGGAGGCCGTGCTTCGGTCACATCCGAATCATCCCAAGGCCCTTCTGTTTCAGAAAGATATCGCCAGTTCCAAAGTAATGGTTTATGATGAAGAGCGGGAAAAACGGAAAGATCGTCAGAATAAAATCCTGGAGATTCCGATTTCTGATTTTGAACTGTCTGTACGGAGCCGGAACTGCCTGAAAAAAATGAATATTGAAACGCTCGGGGATTTGCTTCGGACTACCGAAGCAGACCTGCTTTCTTATAAGAACTTCGGCGAAACGTCCCTGATGGAAATCAAGCGGATTTTGGAGTCGAAGGGGCTACGCCTGGGAATGGCGCTCGAAGAAAAACCGGCCGGAGCGGTTGAACCGCCTGTGGTGCCGGGAGCCAGTCCGGAAATCCTGTCCAAGTCGGTCGATGAACTCGAATTATCGGTTCGTGCCCGGCGTGCGATGACCCGGCTGGGTGTAAAAACTCTGCTGGACCTGATTGGAAAAACCGAGGCCGAATTGCTCGGCTGCAAAAACTTCGGAATGACCAGTCTCAACGAGGTCAAGGAGAAACTCAGCAAATACGGTCTGAGTCTGAGGAAACTGGAATAA
- the ccsA gene encoding cytochrome c biogenesis protein CcsA: MSRQFERSIAIQIKTSPIGLLIYLGMVFYALSAAGVFLPALRMRRLFWKAGCIASAAAWLFHWFRAFGFPLQTMFEIFLTLGMLLGPLSWFCRRWLGMTDPLSELAEGLLGFCILFPAGFVFPEYPRPLPPALQSPFFIPHVGTYMFAYILLAHAAVQAAGGLFAAPVQREYRAFRLVRLAFPFLTMGLILGSIWAKIAWGDWWSWDPKELWSLACWLIYLAYFHWRADFGVRYVNANLWMLLVGFLAVLCTLLLVNLSTFFKGLHNYAG; this comes from the coding sequence TTGTCAAGACAATTCGAAAGGAGCATCGCCATTCAGATTAAAACGTCGCCCATTGGTTTGCTGATTTATCTGGGAATGGTTTTTTATGCCCTTTCGGCGGCAGGGGTTTTTCTGCCGGCCTTGCGAATGCGCCGATTGTTCTGGAAGGCCGGCTGCATTGCTTCGGCCGCGGCCTGGCTGTTTCATTGGTTCAGGGCCTTCGGCTTTCCCCTGCAGACTATGTTTGAAATCTTCCTGACCCTCGGAATGCTTCTGGGCCCGTTATCCTGGTTTTGCCGACGATGGCTGGGTATGACAGACCCGCTTTCCGAATTGGCCGAAGGTCTGCTCGGTTTCTGCATCCTGTTTCCCGCCGGATTCGTTTTTCCGGAATACCCTCGCCCGTTGCCGCCGGCCCTGCAAAGCCCTTTTTTTATCCCGCATGTGGGAACATATATGTTTGCCTACATCCTTCTGGCCCATGCAGCCGTCCAGGCAGCAGGGGGGCTCTTTGCCGCTCCTGTCCAGCGGGAATACCGGGCCTTCCGGTTGGTGCGTTTGGCCTTTCCATTTTTAACAATGGGCCTGATTCTCGGCAGCATCTGGGCCAAAATTGCCTGGGGAGACTGGTGGAGCTGGGATCCCAAAGAACTCTGGTCTTTGGCTTGCTGGCTGATTTATCTGGCTTACTTTCACTGGCGGGCTGATTTCGGAGTTCGTTATGTAAATGCCAATTTATGGATGCTTCTTGTCGGCTTTCTGGCGGTTCTTTGCACACTTCTTTTGGTCAACCTCTCTACTTTTTTCAAAGGACTTCACAATTATGCAGGATGA